The Mixophyes fleayi isolate aMixFle1 chromosome 1, aMixFle1.hap1, whole genome shotgun sequence genome includes a region encoding these proteins:
- the MAB21L2 gene encoding protein mab-21-like 2, translating to MIAAQAKLVYQLNKYYTERCQARKAAIAKTIREVCKVVSDVLKEVEVQEPRFISSLTEIDARYEGLEVVSPTEFEVVLYLNQMGVFNFVDDGSLPGCAVLKLSDGRKRSMSLWVEFITASGYLSARKIRSRFQTLVAQAVDKCSYRDVVKMIADTSEVRLRIRERYVVQITPAFKCTGIWPRSAAQWPLPHIPWPGPNRVAEVKAEGFNLLSKECYSLTGKQSSAESDAWVLQFAEAENRLLLGGCRNKCLSVLKTLRDRHLELPGQPLNNYHMKTLLLYECEKHPRETDWDEACLGDRLNGILLQLISCLQCRRCPHYFLPNLDLFQGKPHSALESAAKQTWRLAREILTNPKSLDKL from the coding sequence ATGATTGCCGCCCAGGCCAAGCTGGTATACCAGCTTAACAAATATTACACAGAGCGGTGCCAGGCCAGGAAGGCGGCCATCGCCAAGACCATCCGGGAGGTGTGCAAGGTAGTGTCTGATGTGCTGAAGGAGGTGGAGGTGCAGGAGCCCCGCTTCATCAGTTCTCTTACTGAGATCGATGCCAGGTACGAGGGCTTGGAAGTGGTCTCCCCAACAGAGTTTGAGGTGGTATTGTACCTCAACCAGATGGGGGTCTTCAACTTCGTGGATGACGGCTCCCTCCCAGGCTGTGCGGTTCTCAAGCTGAGCGATGGCCGGAAGCGAAGCATGTCCCTATGGGTGGAGTTCATCACGGCCTCCGGGTACCTCTCCGCCAGGAAGATCCGTTCTCGTTTCCAGACATTGGTGGCCCAGGCCGTGGACAAGTGCAGTTACCGGGACGTGGTGAAGATGATCGCGGACACCAGTGAGGTCAGGCTACGTATCCGGGAGCGCTATGTGGTGCAGATCACCCCAGCTTTCAAATGCACTGGCATCTGGCCACGCAGCGCGGCGCAGTGGCCCCTACCTCACATCCCATGGCCTGGCCCTAACCGGGTGGCAGAAGTGAAAGCTGAGGGCTTCAACTTGTTGTCCAAAGAATGCTACTCGCTGACAGGCAAGCAGAGCTCCGCAGAGAGCGATGCCTGGGTGCTACAGTTTGCAGAGGCCGAGAACCGTCTGCTTTTGGGGGGCTGCAGGAACAAGTGTCTGTCTGTCCTGAAGACATTACGGGACCGTCACCTAGAACTACCTGGCCAGCCCCTGAACAATTATCACATGAAGACACTGCTGTTATACGAGTGCGAGAAGCACCCCCGGGAAACAGACTGGGATGAGGCATGCCTAGGGGACCGACTGAATGGTATCCTACTCCAGCTTATCTCCTGCCTGCAGTGCCGCAGGTGCCCACACTACTTCCTGCCCAACCTCGACCTCTTCCAGGGTAAACCTCACTCTGCGTTGGAGAGTGCAGCCAAGCAAACTTGGAGACTAGCTCGAGAGATCCTCACCAACCCCAAGAGTCTGGATAAACTATGA